A single Streptomyces mirabilis DNA region contains:
- a CDS encoding histidine phosphatase family protein, protein MPTLILVRHGRSTANTAGLLAGWTPGVALDERGAQQAAALPGRLAALPISEVVTSPLQRCQETVQPLLDARPELRLHTDERIGEAHYGDWSGRKLAELRDEPLMEVVQAHPSAAAFPGGESMRAMQTRAAEAVREWNARVERDHGGDAVYVMCSHGDIIKSLVADALGLHLDLFQRISVEPCSITAIRYTRLRPFLVRLGDTGDLASLAPREEPPSGDAPVGGGAGAP, encoded by the coding sequence ATGCCCACCCTGATTCTCGTACGGCACGGACGTTCGACCGCCAACACCGCTGGGCTGCTCGCCGGCTGGACGCCCGGCGTCGCCCTCGACGAGCGTGGCGCCCAGCAGGCCGCGGCGCTGCCCGGCCGGCTCGCCGCGCTGCCCATCTCCGAAGTCGTCACCAGCCCCCTGCAGCGCTGCCAGGAGACCGTGCAGCCGCTGCTCGACGCCCGCCCCGAGCTGCGCTTGCACACCGACGAGCGGATCGGTGAGGCGCACTACGGCGACTGGTCCGGCCGCAAGCTCGCCGAGCTGAGGGACGAGCCGCTGATGGAGGTCGTACAGGCGCATCCGTCCGCGGCCGCGTTCCCCGGCGGAGAATCGATGCGGGCCATGCAGACGCGGGCGGCCGAAGCGGTGCGCGAGTGGAACGCGCGCGTGGAGCGCGACCACGGCGGCGACGCGGTCTACGTCATGTGCTCGCACGGCGACATCATCAAGTCCCTCGTCGCGGACGCACTCGGACTTCATCTCGACCTCTTCCAGCGGATCTCTGTAGAACCGTGTTCCATCACCGCGATCCGTTACACACGACTGCGTCCTTTCCTTGTGCGCCTCGGGGACACCGGCGACCTCGCCTCCCTGGCGCCGCGCGAGGAGCCCCCCAGCGGCGACGCCCCGGTCGGGGGCGGTGCGGGCGCACCGTGA
- a CDS encoding aldo/keto reductase yields the protein MEQRHLGRTGLRVSRIGLGTLTWGRDTDEHDAAELLKVFWEAGGNLVDTADVYGDGESEYLLGQLIEGLVPRRDLVISTKAGSVPDPDRRFDGSRGHLLSALDASLQRLGTDYVDLWHVHAFDPDTPLDETLQALDLAVSSGRARYAGVSNFCGWQLAKAATWQLAAPGTRTRIASTQMEYSLLQRGVEREVLPAALDLGVGLLPSSPLGRGVLTGKYRGGTPSDSRGGSEHLAPFVAPYLDDTASGIVDAVTTAADGLAVTPLQVALAWVRDRPGVAAPIVGARNAQQLTAALSVETLSLPDEICRALDDVSAPVHHYPDHDWSTL from the coding sequence ATGGAGCAGAGGCATCTCGGCCGTACCGGCCTGCGTGTGTCCCGGATCGGACTCGGCACCCTCACGTGGGGGCGGGATACCGACGAGCACGACGCCGCGGAGCTGTTGAAGGTGTTCTGGGAAGCGGGCGGGAACCTCGTCGACACCGCGGATGTGTACGGGGACGGGGAGTCGGAGTATCTGCTCGGACAGCTCATAGAAGGGCTCGTGCCGCGTCGCGACCTGGTCATTTCCACGAAGGCGGGCAGTGTGCCCGACCCGGACCGGCGGTTCGACGGCTCGCGCGGGCATCTTCTGTCGGCACTCGACGCCTCACTTCAGCGCCTCGGCACGGACTACGTGGATCTGTGGCACGTCCACGCCTTCGACCCGGACACCCCGCTGGACGAGACCCTCCAGGCGCTCGACCTCGCGGTCAGCAGCGGTCGCGCGCGGTACGCGGGGGTGTCCAACTTCTGCGGCTGGCAGCTCGCCAAGGCGGCGACCTGGCAGCTGGCGGCGCCCGGGACACGGACACGGATCGCGAGTACGCAGATGGAGTACTCCCTGCTCCAGCGCGGCGTGGAGCGGGAGGTGCTGCCCGCGGCGCTCGACCTGGGTGTGGGCCTGCTGCCGTCCTCCCCGCTCGGGCGGGGTGTGCTCACCGGGAAGTACCGCGGCGGCACACCGTCGGACTCCCGGGGCGGCTCGGAGCACCTCGCGCCGTTCGTCGCGCCGTACCTGGACGACACGGCGAGCGGCATCGTGGACGCGGTGACGACGGCGGCGGACGGCCTCGCGGTCACGCCGTTGCAGGTCGCCCTCGCGTGGGTCCGCGACCGGCCAGGTGTCGCCGCCCCGATCGTCGGCGCGCGCAACGCGCAGCAGCTCACGGCCGCGTTGTCAGTGGAGACCCTTAGTCTTCCTGACGAGATCTGCCGGGCGCTCGACGATGTGTCGGCACCGGTGCACCACTATCCCGATCACGACTGGAGCACGCTGTGA
- a CDS encoding helix-hairpin-helix domain-containing protein — MSTEPETTEEVEPGTPGAGATADPPSADTDAGTATDVSTDAGTTLSEDEETTVEGGAESEGAADATKLSEAEAELAAQRLERERIERRKAEKQGPIAAGAKLSGTAADLLAAVRAVESGEKPVATAFREPEPTPRRAVAPEPVPRPQPVAAPAETSAALAPEAVAAVRAVLSEGGAPDTLAPGALAALGEGADDQLREDPWQLLRVAGVRPEQADGFARALLGAECRPDDERRGRAVTVWLLEQAALAGHTALDAPALAAALAQRAVPDPDAAVQSALAEGDALVFQDALDTAPPAQEEGAEESEERPVRVLIGLERYALAEESLADGLARVMNSVPKTDGSADGWERAAASATRSAAELIRAVAGHGLVLHTGGHASQAEAAALLHAARGLGLRGWAATHAPSGRDDFTARPARYDLPDGPSDGGPSGDAGDGPVTGVTTVAGLLSGAEGPGRDTDGAFALDLLVVLDAPQLDVETAAMLAESLPDGARLVLSGDPGVLWSAGPGRVFADLLAARVCPQVASRTPDPGPVGELVSGVGIGELNQVEAPGKEVVIVPVRDAGEAVHRTVQLVADSVPRAIGIPAEQTQVITPGHGGAAGTRALNSALKERLNPGPGRFGGFDPGDRVAHSPAPGRTAVGHVVKADADGLHLECSGLPVVVPKERVEQSVRHGWALTAHQAVGLRWPAAVVVLPGDAAAALTRPWVYTAFGRAERHLSVVHGVEQALQRAVAEVPQKPRTTRLPALLKAQVPAAG, encoded by the coding sequence GTGAGCACGGAGCCCGAGACCACGGAGGAAGTGGAGCCGGGGACGCCGGGCGCGGGAGCGACCGCCGACCCGCCGTCCGCGGACACGGACGCGGGTACGGCCACGGACGTGAGCACGGACGCCGGCACCACGCTCTCCGAGGACGAGGAGACCACGGTCGAGGGCGGCGCGGAATCCGAAGGCGCGGCGGACGCCACAAAGCTGTCCGAGGCAGAGGCCGAGTTGGCGGCGCAGCGGCTGGAGCGGGAGCGGATCGAGCGGCGGAAGGCCGAGAAGCAGGGGCCGATCGCGGCCGGGGCCAAGCTCAGTGGGACGGCCGCCGATCTGCTCGCGGCGGTGCGGGCCGTGGAAAGCGGCGAGAAGCCCGTGGCCACCGCCTTCCGTGAGCCCGAGCCGACGCCGCGCAGAGCGGTCGCCCCGGAGCCCGTGCCGCGCCCCCAGCCGGTGGCCGCCCCGGCCGAGACCTCGGCGGCCCTCGCGCCGGAAGCCGTCGCCGCCGTACGCGCCGTACTGAGCGAGGGCGGCGCACCCGACACCCTCGCACCGGGGGCCCTCGCGGCCCTCGGCGAGGGCGCGGACGACCAGCTGCGCGAGGACCCCTGGCAGTTGCTGCGGGTCGCCGGGGTGCGGCCCGAGCAGGCCGACGGGTTCGCCCGCGCGCTGCTCGGCGCGGAGTGCCGCCCTGACGACGAGCGGCGCGGGCGGGCGGTCACCGTATGGCTCCTCGAGCAGGCGGCCCTCGCCGGGCACACCGCCCTCGACGCCCCGGCGCTCGCCGCCGCGCTCGCCCAGCGCGCGGTGCCGGATCCCGACGCGGCCGTGCAGAGCGCCCTCGCGGAGGGCGACGCACTGGTCTTCCAGGACGCCCTCGACACCGCGCCCCCGGCCCAGGAGGAGGGCGCCGAGGAGTCCGAGGAGCGGCCGGTCCGTGTCCTCATCGGCCTGGAGCGGTACGCGCTGGCCGAGGAGAGCCTCGCCGACGGACTGGCCCGGGTCATGAACTCCGTACCGAAGACGGACGGCTCCGCCGACGGGTGGGAGCGGGCCGCCGCGTCGGCCACCCGCTCCGCCGCGGAGCTGATCCGGGCGGTCGCGGGCCACGGCCTGGTCCTGCACACCGGCGGTCACGCGTCCCAGGCCGAGGCGGCGGCACTGCTGCACGCCGCGCGCGGTCTCGGCCTGCGCGGCTGGGCCGCCACCCACGCGCCGAGCGGCCGTGACGACTTCACGGCCCGTCCGGCGCGGTACGACCTTCCGGACGGCCCCTCGGACGGCGGCCCGTCGGGCGACGCCGGGGACGGGCCGGTCACCGGGGTCACCACCGTCGCGGGACTCCTCTCGGGCGCCGAGGGTCCGGGCCGGGACACGGACGGCGCCTTCGCCCTGGACCTCCTGGTCGTCCTGGACGCACCGCAGCTGGACGTCGAGACGGCGGCGATGCTCGCCGAATCGCTGCCGGACGGCGCGCGGCTGGTGCTGAGCGGGGACCCGGGGGTGCTGTGGTCGGCGGGTCCGGGGCGGGTCTTCGCCGATCTGCTCGCCGCCCGGGTGTGCCCGCAGGTGGCCTCGCGGACGCCGGATCCCGGCCCCGTCGGGGAGCTGGTCTCCGGGGTGGGCATCGGCGAGCTCAACCAGGTCGAGGCGCCCGGCAAGGAAGTCGTGATCGTCCCCGTGCGGGACGCCGGCGAGGCGGTGCACCGGACCGTGCAGCTGGTCGCGGACTCGGTGCCGCGCGCCATCGGCATTCCGGCCGAGCAGACGCAGGTGATCACCCCGGGGCACGGCGGCGCGGCCGGCACCCGCGCGCTGAACAGCGCGCTCAAGGAGCGGCTGAACCCGGGTCCCGGCCGCTTCGGGGGCTTCGACCCCGGGGACCGCGTCGCCCACTCCCCCGCTCCGGGCCGTACGGCGGTGGGGCACGTGGTGAAGGCCGACGCCGACGGGCTGCACCTGGAGTGCTCGGGTCTGCCCGTCGTCGTACCGAAGGAGCGGGTGGAGCAGTCCGTGCGGCACGGCTGGGCACTCACGGCGCACCAGGCGGTCGGTCTGCGCTGGCCCGCCGCGGTCGTGGTGCTCCCCGGTGACGCAGCGGCGGCCCTGACCAGGCCCTGGGTCTACACGGCCTTCGGCCGTGCCGAGCGCCATCTGTCCGTGGTCCACGGGGTGGAGCAGGCCCTGCAGCGGGCGGTGGCCGAGGTCCCGCAGAAGCCGCGCACCACGCGCCTGCCCGCCCTGCTCAAGGCACAGGTCCCGGCAGCGGGCTGA
- the chpH gene encoding chaplin ChpH, whose product MIKKVVAAAAATGGLVLAGAGLAVADSGAQGAAVHSPGVISGNVIQVPVHVPVNVCGNTVSVIGLLNPAFGNTCINN is encoded by the coding sequence ATGATCAAGAAGGTCGTCGCTGCTGCGGCTGCCACTGGTGGTCTGGTTCTCGCGGGTGCGGGCCTGGCTGTCGCCGACTCGGGTGCCCAGGGTGCCGCTGTGCACTCCCCGGGCGTCATCTCCGGCAACGTCATCCAGGTGCCCGTTCACGTCCCGGTGAACGTCTGCGGCAACACGGTCTCCGTGATCGGGCTGCTGAACCCCGCCTTCGGCAACACCTGCATCAACAACTGA
- a CDS encoding ferritin-like domain-containing protein: MLSAKSLFQEILDNDASFRLFCSIAASGESQGGWENARIAALVPQSARELAPKITRHGADEDKHGRIFHALMTKRGLAPVEVPADTDYTMLLERHGIGLAHDKLKSEQPLTVRDIVTYLAHSRVTEQRASEQMKLLRRYFADHPDIGRAVRMISQDEDRHLAYCHEELLRLASDGHGRAIQRTLRACALAEIRVYRDVSLAVMAHMGRILGWSRVRAATLAAAIHTVYAYERAAGWRRMVSLKMPEHRDALGGPATPAPEVA; the protein is encoded by the coding sequence ATGCTTTCGGCCAAGAGTCTGTTCCAGGAGATCCTCGACAACGACGCGTCGTTCCGGCTCTTCTGCTCCATAGCCGCCAGCGGGGAGTCGCAGGGTGGCTGGGAGAACGCCCGCATCGCCGCCCTCGTCCCGCAGAGCGCACGCGAACTCGCCCCGAAGATCACCCGGCACGGAGCCGATGAGGACAAGCACGGGCGGATCTTCCACGCCCTGATGACCAAGCGCGGCCTGGCACCGGTCGAGGTCCCGGCCGACACCGACTACACGATGCTCCTGGAACGGCACGGAATCGGCCTCGCCCACGACAAGCTGAAGAGCGAACAGCCACTCACCGTACGAGACATCGTCACCTACCTCGCCCACAGCAGGGTCACCGAACAGCGTGCCTCCGAGCAGATGAAGCTGCTGCGCAGGTACTTCGCCGACCATCCCGACATCGGTCGCGCGGTCCGGATGATCTCCCAGGACGAGGACAGGCACCTCGCCTACTGCCACGAGGAGCTGCTCCGCCTCGCGTCCGACGGACACGGCCGCGCCATCCAACGGACGCTGCGCGCGTGCGCGCTCGCCGAGATCCGCGTCTATCGGGACGTCAGTCTCGCCGTGATGGCCCACATGGGACGCATCCTCGGCTGGTCGAGGGTCAGGGCGGCGACCCTCGCCGCGGCCATCCACACCGTCTACGCCTACGAGCGCGCCGCGGGCTGGCGCCGCATGGTCTCCCTGAAGATGCCGGAACACCGCGATGCCCTGGGCGGCCCCGCGACGCCCGCACCGGAGGTGGCGTGA
- a CDS encoding DUF3090 domain-containing protein encodes MSRQVFLYDPPDRFVAGTVGLPGRRTFFLQASSGPRVTSVALEKTQVAALAERMDELLDEVVRRTGGSAPVPAVAPTEVSDTAPLDTPVEEEFRVGTMALAWDGDEQRMIVEAQALVELDADTDEDLAEAEERLLQDEENGPPMLRVRLTGAQARAFAKRALDVVNAGRPPCPLCSLPLDPEGHVCPRQNGYRRGA; translated from the coding sequence GTGTCCCGTCAGGTGTTCCTCTACGACCCCCCGGACCGTTTCGTGGCCGGTACGGTCGGGTTGCCCGGGCGCCGTACCTTCTTCCTACAGGCCTCCTCAGGCCCCCGGGTGACCAGCGTCGCCCTGGAGAAGACCCAGGTCGCGGCGCTCGCCGAACGCATGGACGAGCTCCTCGACGAGGTCGTACGGCGCACCGGCGGCAGCGCACCCGTCCCGGCCGTGGCCCCCACCGAGGTGTCCGACACCGCTCCTCTCGACACCCCGGTGGAGGAGGAGTTCCGGGTCGGCACGATGGCGCTGGCCTGGGACGGTGACGAACAGCGCATGATCGTCGAGGCGCAGGCCCTCGTGGAACTCGACGCCGACACCGACGAGGACCTCGCCGAGGCCGAGGAAAGGTTGCTTCAGGACGAGGAGAACGGTCCGCCGATGCTCCGCGTCCGGCTCACCGGCGCGCAGGCCAGGGCCTTCGCCAAGCGCGCCCTCGACGTCGTGAACGCGGGCCGGCCGCCCTGCCCGCTGTGCAGCCTCCCGCTCGACCCGGAAGGACACGTATGTCCGCGCCAGAACGGATACCGCCGCGGAGCGTGA
- a CDS encoding M20/M25/M40 family metallo-hydrolase, which yields MSESNTARSVSGEDEVVDLCRELIQIDTSNYGDHSGPGERKAAEYVAEKLAEVGLEPQIFESHKGRASTVARIEGEDRSRPALLIHGHTDVVPANAADWTHHPFSGEIADGMVWGRGAVDMKDMDAMTLAVVRDRLRSGRKPPRDIVLAFLADEEAGGTWGARHLVDKHPDLFEGVTEAIGEVGGFSFTVNEKLRLYLVETAQKGMHWMKLTVDGTAGHGSMIHKDNAITELSEAVGRLGRHKFPVRVTKTLRHFLDELGDALGTELDPENMDETLAKLGGIAKLIGASLQNTANPTQLGAGYKVNVIPGQATAHVDGRYLPGYEEEFLADLDRILGPRVKREDVHADKALETTFDGALVDAMQTALSAEDPIARAVPYMLSAGTDAKSFADLGIRCFGFAPLKLPPELDFAGMFHGVDERVPVDALKFGVRVLDRFIEAS from the coding sequence GTGAGCGAGTCGAACACGGCCAGGAGCGTCTCCGGCGAGGACGAGGTCGTGGACCTCTGTCGCGAGCTGATCCAGATCGACACCAGCAACTACGGGGACCACTCCGGACCGGGTGAGCGCAAGGCCGCGGAGTACGTGGCCGAGAAGCTCGCCGAGGTCGGGCTCGAGCCGCAGATCTTCGAGTCGCACAAGGGGCGCGCGTCGACGGTGGCCCGTATCGAGGGCGAGGACCGCTCGCGCCCCGCGCTGCTCATCCACGGCCACACCGACGTCGTACCGGCCAACGCGGCGGACTGGACCCACCACCCCTTCTCCGGCGAGATCGCGGACGGCATGGTGTGGGGCCGTGGCGCGGTCGACATGAAGGACATGGACGCCATGACCCTGGCGGTCGTCCGGGACCGGCTGCGCAGCGGGCGCAAGCCGCCGCGAGACATCGTCCTCGCGTTCCTCGCCGATGAGGAGGCCGGCGGTACGTGGGGTGCGCGGCACCTCGTCGACAAGCACCCCGACCTCTTCGAGGGCGTGACCGAGGCGATCGGCGAGGTCGGCGGGTTCTCCTTCACGGTCAACGAGAAGTTGCGGCTGTACCTCGTCGAGACCGCCCAGAAGGGCATGCACTGGATGAAACTGACCGTGGACGGCACCGCCGGGCATGGTTCGATGATCCACAAGGACAACGCGATCACCGAGCTGTCCGAGGCCGTCGGGCGGCTCGGGCGGCACAAGTTCCCGGTCCGGGTGACGAAGACGCTGCGGCACTTCCTCGACGAGCTCGGTGACGCGCTCGGCACCGAGCTCGACCCGGAGAACATGGACGAGACGCTCGCCAAGCTCGGCGGTATCGCCAAGCTCATCGGCGCCTCCCTGCAGAACACCGCCAACCCGACCCAGCTCGGTGCCGGATACAAGGTCAACGTGATTCCGGGGCAGGCGACCGCGCACGTCGACGGGCGTTACCTGCCGGGGTACGAGGAGGAGTTCCTCGCCGACCTGGACCGGATTCTCGGCCCGAGGGTCAAGCGTGAGGACGTGCACGCGGACAAGGCGCTGGAGACCACCTTCGACGGGGCGCTGGTCGACGCCATGCAGACCGCGCTGTCCGCCGAGGACCCGATCGCGCGCGCGGTGCCCTACATGCTCTCGGCCGGCACCGACGCCAAGTCCTTCGCCGACCTCGGCATCCGCTGCTTCGGCTTCGCCCCGCTCAAGCTGCCGCCGGAGCTGGACTTCGCGGGCATGTTCCACGGAGTCGACGAGCGGGTGCCGGTGGATGCGCTGAAGTTCGGCGTCCGTGTGCTCGACCGCTTCATCGAGGCGTCATGA
- the corA gene encoding magnesium/cobalt transporter CorA, with amino-acid sequence MIVDCAIYHHGRRTEGPEDLSDALDLARAEGDAFIWIGLYEPTEQEFDLVTEEFRLHPLAVEDALKAHQRPKLEMFDDSLFVVLKPVAYEAESDVVTTGEVMVFIGDAFVVTVRHGECSPLAQVRRRLEEDPEMLRHGPTAVLYSIADATVDHYLEVATELQTDLEKLEAEVFSPSGGGSRHTASKIYTFKRQILEFRRATGPLTVPLTRLSGSGTAGARVPFVDEKAQPFFRDVNDHLARVNESVESLDRLVSDILSAHLAQMSVRQNDDMRKISAWAAMAAVPTMIAGIYGMNFDHMPELHWLWSYPAVILAMAALEFLLYHLFKRRGWL; translated from the coding sequence GTGATCGTCGACTGCGCCATTTACCACCACGGGCGCCGGACGGAGGGCCCCGAGGACCTCTCCGACGCCCTGGATCTGGCACGCGCCGAGGGCGACGCGTTCATCTGGATCGGGCTGTACGAGCCGACGGAGCAGGAGTTCGACCTCGTCACCGAGGAGTTCAGGCTGCACCCGCTGGCGGTCGAGGACGCCCTCAAGGCGCATCAGCGGCCCAAGCTGGAGATGTTCGACGATTCGCTGTTCGTGGTCCTGAAGCCGGTCGCGTACGAGGCGGAGAGCGATGTCGTCACCACCGGCGAGGTGATGGTGTTCATCGGGGACGCGTTCGTGGTGACCGTCCGGCACGGGGAGTGCTCGCCTCTCGCGCAGGTGCGCCGCCGGCTGGAGGAGGACCCCGAGATGCTGCGGCACGGGCCGACGGCGGTGCTCTACTCGATCGCCGACGCGACGGTCGACCACTACCTGGAGGTGGCGACCGAGCTCCAGACGGACCTGGAGAAGCTGGAGGCGGAGGTCTTCTCGCCGAGCGGCGGCGGTTCACGGCACACCGCGTCCAAGATCTACACGTTCAAGCGGCAGATCCTGGAGTTCCGGCGGGCGACGGGCCCGTTGACCGTTCCGTTGACCCGGCTCTCGGGCTCGGGCACCGCCGGCGCCCGGGTGCCGTTCGTGGACGAGAAGGCGCAGCCCTTCTTCCGTGACGTCAACGACCATCTGGCCCGTGTGAACGAGTCGGTGGAGAGCCTGGACCGGCTGGTCTCGGACATCCTCTCGGCGCATCTCGCGCAGATGAGCGTGCGCCAGAACGACGACATGCGGAAGATCTCGGCGTGGGCGGCCATGGCCGCGGTCCCCACGATGATCGCCGGCATCTACGGCATGAACTTCGACCACATGCCCGAGCTGCACTGGCTCTGGTCGTACCCGGCGGTGATCCTGGCGATGGCGGCGCTGGAATTCCTGCTGTACCACCTCTTCAAGCGGCGGGGCTGGCTGTGA
- a CDS encoding LLM class F420-dependent oxidoreductase: protein MQLGINLGYWGGGMDADNLAVAQEADRLGYAVCWAAEAYGSDAATVLTWVAAKTERIDVGSAIFQIPARQPAMTAMTAATLDSLSGGRFRLGLGVSGPQVSEGWYGVKFDKPLARTREYVEIVRKAMTRERLSYEGEHWTLPLPDGPGKPIKLTVHPQREHIPLYIAAIGPKNLEQTGEIADGALLIFPSAEHLEDTALRHLRAGREKAGKTMEGFDVCPTLPLAVGADKDVTALADMFRPYTALYVGGMGSRKQNFYNQLAQRMGYEKEAAEIQDKYLSGDKEGAAAAVPHALIDQTTLLGSVDRIADRMKAYAAAGVTTLTLSPAGFTLEDRIASLRAGSDALERAALA, encoded by the coding sequence ATGCAGCTCGGGATCAACCTCGGCTACTGGGGCGGCGGAATGGACGCGGACAATCTCGCCGTCGCCCAGGAGGCCGACCGACTGGGATACGCGGTGTGCTGGGCCGCCGAGGCCTACGGCTCGGACGCGGCCACCGTGCTCACCTGGGTCGCCGCCAAGACCGAGCGCATCGACGTCGGTTCGGCGATCTTCCAGATCCCGGCCCGTCAGCCCGCGATGACCGCGATGACCGCCGCGACGCTCGACTCGCTCTCCGGCGGGCGCTTCCGCCTCGGCCTCGGTGTCTCCGGGCCGCAGGTCTCCGAGGGCTGGTACGGCGTCAAGTTCGACAAGCCGCTGGCCCGCACCCGCGAGTACGTCGAGATCGTACGCAAGGCGATGACCCGCGAGCGGCTGTCGTACGAGGGCGAGCACTGGACGCTGCCGCTGCCGGACGGTCCGGGCAAGCCGATCAAGCTGACGGTGCACCCGCAGCGTGAGCACATCCCGCTGTACATCGCCGCGATCGGCCCGAAGAACCTGGAGCAGACCGGCGAGATCGCCGACGGCGCCCTGCTGATCTTCCCCTCGGCCGAGCACCTCGAGGACACCGCGCTCCGCCACCTGCGCGCGGGCCGCGAGAAGGCCGGCAAGACCATGGAGGGCTTCGACGTCTGTCCGACGCTGCCGCTCGCCGTCGGCGCCGACAAGGACGTGACGGCGCTCGCCGACATGTTCCGCCCCTACACCGCGCTGTACGTCGGCGGCATGGGCAGCCGCAAGCAGAACTTCTACAACCAGCTCGCCCAGCGCATGGGGTACGAGAAGGAGGCCGCCGAGATCCAGGACAAGTACCTGTCCGGCGACAAGGAGGGCGCGGCCGCCGCCGTTCCGCACGCGCTGATCGACCAGACCACCCTGCTCGGCTCCGTGGACCGCATCGCCGACCGGATGAAGGCCTACGCGGCGGCGGGCGTCACCACCCTCACGCTGTCGCCCGCCGGCTTCACGCTGGAGGACCGGATCGCCTCGCTCCGCGCCGGTTCGGACGCGCTGGAGCGGGCCGCTCTGGCGTAA
- a CDS encoding DUF5703 family protein, with amino-acid sequence MPEYEFVDVYVPRGVSRKETTRLLTDHAEYGHWELDRLSLHPDGSRKVRLRRRIIRQVRATW; translated from the coding sequence ATGCCGGAATACGAATTTGTCGACGTGTACGTGCCGCGCGGGGTTTCCCGCAAGGAGACGACACGCCTGCTGACGGACCATGCGGAGTACGGACACTGGGAGTTGGACCGCCTCAGCCTGCACCCCGACGGCAGCCGCAAGGTGCGGCTGCGCCGGCGGATCATCCGCCAGGTGCGTGCCACGTGGTGA
- a CDS encoding chaplin family protein produces MRQVTRKGLMTVAAATGVLAATGGYAHADSGASGASSNSPGVLSGNTVQAPVHVPVNVCGNTVNVVGLLNPAMGNKCVNHGGGYGGGGSHSGGGSHAGGHASGSPGVGSGNHVQVPIDVPVNVCGNSVNVVGVGNPAMGNDCANGHGGHTHYPPGGGHPGQPGHPGQPGHPGHPGHPGHPSHPGQPGHPCQPGHPGQPGHPGQPGNPGHPGTPAQPGTPGHPGTPGSPSTSHPNHPGTQHVSQPHSAPAQLAHTGSDLPIGAVIPAGAGALLAGAVLYRRARSGA; encoded by the coding sequence ATGCGACAGGTCACCCGCAAGGGCCTGATGACCGTGGCGGCCGCGACCGGCGTACTCGCCGCGACCGGAGGCTACGCACACGCCGACTCGGGTGCGAGCGGCGCCAGTTCCAACTCGCCCGGCGTGCTGTCGGGCAACACGGTGCAGGCACCGGTGCACGTGCCGGTCAACGTCTGCGGAAACACCGTGAACGTCGTCGGGTTGCTCAACCCGGCGATGGGCAACAAGTGCGTCAACCACGGCGGCGGCTACGGCGGTGGTGGTTCGCACTCGGGCGGCGGCTCCCACGCCGGTGGGCACGCGAGTGGCTCGCCGGGCGTAGGCTCCGGCAACCACGTCCAGGTGCCGATCGACGTGCCGGTCAACGTCTGCGGCAACAGCGTGAACGTCGTCGGAGTCGGCAACCCGGCGATGGGCAACGACTGCGCGAACGGACACGGCGGCCACACCCACTATCCGCCCGGCGGCGGTCACCCGGGTCAGCCTGGTCACCCGGGTCAGCCTGGTCACCCCGGTCACCCCGGTCACCCTGGTCATCCCAGTCACCCGGGTCAGCCTGGTCACCCGTGTCAGCCCGGTCATCCGGGACAGCCCGGACACCCCGGCCAGCCTGGGAACCCCGGACACCCGGGTACGCCTGCACAGCCCGGTACGCCCGGGCACCCCGGAACCCCGGGCTCGCCGTCCACCTCGCACCCCAACCACCCGGGGACGCAGCACGTCTCCCAGCCGCACAGCGCCCCGGCGCAGCTCGCCCACACCGGCAGTGACCTGCCGATCGGCGCGGTGATCCCGGCGGGCGCGGGCGCGCTGCTGGCGGGCGCCGTGCTCTACCGCCGGGCGCGCTCAGGCGCGTAG